In Arcobacter sp. CECT 8983, the DNA window AAGCTTCATCTTTAACAAAAGAGAAAAAATACGAAGAAGCACTTAGGGCATACGATGATATTTTAGTTAAATATTTAGATACAAAAGATGAGTCTATAATAGAGTATTTACCTTATACTTTTTATAACAAAGCTTTAATATATGCACATAAAAAAGAGTATGAAAAAGAGTTAGAAGTTTATAATGAACTTCTTTCAAGATTTATTTCAAATGTCTCACCAAATAGTGAGATTATTTTTGCAAAAGCTTATATGAATAAAGCTATTTGTATTCAAGAATTAAAAGATGAAAAAGAGTCTTTAGATATTTATAAAGAGTTTGTACAAAACTTTGAAAACTGTTTAGATGAAAAGGTTTTAGAAGATATTGTACAAGCAAAATATAATATAGCTCATATTTTAGGAGATAATGAGCAAATTGAAGAGTCTATAAAAGCTTATGATGATGTAATAGATTTATTTAAAGATACAAAAGAAAAATACTTTTTAGAGTTTGTTGCAAAATCTTTAGTAAATAAAGCAAATAAATACAAAGAACTATTTGA includes these proteins:
- a CDS encoding tetratricopeptide repeat protein translates to MENLDSFYSLMSKASSLTKEKKYEEALRAYDDILVKYLDTKDESIIEYLPYTFYNKALIYAHKKEYEKELEVYNELLSRFISNVSPNSEIIFAKAYMNKAICIQELKDEKESLDIYKEFVQNFENCLDEKVLEDIVQAKYNIAHILGDNEQIEESIKAYDDVIDLFKDTKEKYFLEFVAKSLVNKANKYKELFEFEKAIESFDKVIKEFSSFEKQVAIAYHNKATVLAELQDEKQMKKVCDELIEKFSNVHDEFIMNIVSSAEVLKDKDTFNKNCF